From a region of the Micropterus dolomieu isolate WLL.071019.BEF.003 ecotype Adirondacks linkage group LG21, ASM2129224v1, whole genome shotgun sequence genome:
- the bmpr1ba gene encoding bone morphogenetic protein receptor type-1B, translated as MPVQGERLKRCLSLCLWSRSPLLLLGLFSLHAQAHGNILDSMLLRASSKEAVENGKETSGSTAPSSSSQRLLWCHCYHHCPEDSTNNTCRTDGYCFTMVEEEGGVPVQTAGCLGLVGSEFQCRDTGNSRQRRSLECCTDQDYCNKNLHPTLPPLKPPLYVDGKIHHMALLISVTVCSIILAAIIVFCYFRYKRQESRPRYSIGLEQDETYIPPGESLKDLIEQSQSSGSGSGLPLLVQRTIAKQIQMVKQIGKGRYGEVWMGRWRGEKVAVKVFFTTEEASWFRETEIYQTVLMRHENILGFIAADIKGTGSWTQLYLITDYHENGSLYDYLKSTTLDNKAMLRLAYSSVSGLCHLHTEIFGTQGKPAIAHRDLKSKNILVKRNGTCCIADLGLAVKFISDTNEVDIPPNTRVGTKRYMPPEVLDETLNRSHFQSYIMADMYSFGLILWEIARRCVSGGILEEYQLPYHELVPTDPSYEDMREVVCIKRLRPSFPNRWTSDECLRQMGKLMTECWAHNPASRLTALRVKKTLAKMSESQDIKL; from the exons GCAATATATTGGACAGTATGCTGCTAAGAGCATCCAGTAAGGAGGCAGTGGAGAATGGGAAGGAGACTAGTGGGAGCACAGCTCCTTCTTCATCCTCCCAAAGATTACTGTGGTGTCACTGTTATCACCACTGCCCCGAAGATTCAACCAATAATACATGCAG GACGGATGGCTACTGTTTTACcatggtggaggaggagggaggggtacctgttcagactgcaggttGCCTGGGGCTGGTCGGGTCAGAATTTCAGTGTAGG GACACAGGGAACTCGCGTCAAAGGAGATCCCTAGAATGCTGTACAGACCAGGATTACTGTAACAAAAACCTGCATCCTACACTGCCACCGCTCAAACCACCTC TCTACGTAGATGGAAAGATCCACCACATGGCCTTGTTGATCTCAGTCACTGTGTGCAGCATTATACTGGCTGCCATTATTGTCTTCTGCTACTTCAG GTATAAGCGTCAGGAGTCTCGTCCTCGGTACAGTATTGGTCTGGAGCAAGATGAGACTTACATTCCCCCGGGAGAATCGCTGAAGGATCTGATTGAGCAGTCACAAAGCTCAGGCTCAGGCTCAGGGCTCCCTCTATTG GTGCAGAGAACGATAGCCAAGCAGATCCAGATGGTGAAGCAAATAGGCAAGGGGAGGTATGGAGAGGTGTGGATGGGCAGGTGGAGGGGAGAAAAAGTGGCCGTTAAAGTCTTCTTCACCACTGAGGAGGCCAGTTGGTTCAGAGAGACTGAGATTTACCAGACCGTCCTAATGAGACATGAGAACATACTGG GTTTTATAGCTGCTGATATCAAAGGAACTGGCTCCTGGACCCAACTCTACCTGATCACCGACTACCACGAAAATGGCTCTTTGTATGACTACCTCAAATCAACCACTCTAGACAATAAAGCCATGCTGCGACTGGCTTACTCCTCTGTGTCGGGCCTTTGTCACCTCCACACTGAGATCTTTGGCACCCAGGGCAAACCTGCCATTGCCCACAGGGATCTGAAAAGCAAGAACATACTGGTGAAAAGAAACGGAACCTGCTGTATAGCTGACTTAGGACTGGCAGTCAAGTTTATCAG TGACACCAATGAGGTAGACATCCCTCCCAACACTAGAGTTGGTACAAAGCGCTACATGCCTCCAGAGGTTCTGGACGAGACTCTGAACAGAAGCCATTTTCAGTCATACATCATGGCCGACATGTACAGCTTTGGGCTCATCCTCTGGGAGATCGCTCGCCGTTGCGTCTCCGGag GAATCCTTGAAGAGTACCAGTTGCCATACCATGAGCTAGTTCCGACAGACCCTTCATATGAAGACATGAGAGAGGTGGTCTGCATCAAGAGACTGCGACCATCCTTTCCTAACCGATGGACCAGTGACGag tgtttgaGACAGATGGGGAAACTGATGACAGAATGCTGGGCCCACAACCCAGCCTCCCGCCTCACAGCCCTACGGGTCAAAAAGACACTTGCCAAGATGTCAGAATCACAGGACATCAAGCTGTGA